A single Lolium perenne isolate Kyuss_39 chromosome 6, Kyuss_2.0, whole genome shotgun sequence DNA region contains:
- the LOC139832389 gene encoding uncharacterized protein, with translation MEEDNEEYEAEDVCAVEDLSLLEAFKAGIDLGPNGPPPGFIDDYWFAEPDDDETCGPITDEEVYVAAEERLEPRDKKPYKRGITKLPKLKTWAFRDVVLVPAGKSMFKYGDPRRLPTREYSNILGGLIRKHFPGIVNLPSGGRDVAWTWKHYSYAEDPSGKCANMQERVVRHFWKYFTRAEGKEIACDVILHELCRVRVTGMHYEARVQCVRDWHAERKVWMSKADCRDTLMAPWQYLQNPPQYVGEDKACFLAMVIWWTSPEYARKHEEGKQKRLEMGGGSHVLGSKNLALTLQQEEVKTGVTPNLFGLFQKSKTRREPHPETGSVWVNGLAEAQCGAYRSKFKAKHGKDADPTTEDFDVEVAVLAGQGKKGGRLWIADGLVDPTTIPSLRQIRRGRTSEQPRVETRPRASDLAVEKLRAEMEERERRHQEEQMQMQQQLRENMQMQQQMLQQMQQQQQMFQQMFMNQAVLTSPPGSSGPSTSCPPMFPHFVSG, from the exons atggaggaagacaatgaagaatatgAAGCTGAGGATGTGTGTGCCGTAGAAGACCtaagtttgctcgaggcgttcaaagcaggcATTGACCTAGGTCCaaatggaccacctccaggtttcatcgatgattattggttcgctgAGCCTGATGATGATGAAACATGTGGTCCGATTACGGAT GAGGAGGTGTACGTTGCAGCCGAGGAGAGGCTGGAACCacgggacaagaagccgtataagcgcgggattacgaaactccccaagctaaaaacttgggccttccgcgatgttgttctcgtgcccgctggaaagag CATGTTCAAGTATGGTGACCCGAGGAGGCTCCCGACACGTGagtactcgaacatccttggagGCCTAATTAGGAAGCATTTCCCTGGGATTGTCAATCTCCCTAGTGGTGGCCGCGATGTGGCTTGGACTTGGAAGCACTACAGCTACGCGGAAGATCCTAGCGGCAAGTGCGCCAACATGCAAGAGCGGGTTGTCCGCCacttctgg aaatacttcacgAGGGCTGAGGGCAAGGAAATTGCGTGCGACGTTATCTTACACGAGTTGTGCAGGgtgagggtgactggcatgcactacgaggcacgtgtccagtgcgtccgcgactggcacgccgagCGCAAAGTTTGGATGAGTAAGGCTGATTGTCGGGATACGCTCATGGCACCGTGGCAGTACCTGCAG aaccctcctcagtacgtcggggAAGACAAGGCGTGCTTTCTTGCGATGGTCATATGGTGGACATCCCCCGAGTACGCccggaagcacgaggagggcaagcagAAGCGTTTAGAGATGGGAGGTGGATCACATGTCCTGGGCAGCAAGAACTTGGCCCTTACCTTGCAGCAAGAG gaagtgaaGACAGGCGTGACACCAAACTTGTTTGGCCTTTTCCAAAAGTCCAAGACCAGGAGGGAGCCGCATCCTGAAACGGGGTCCGTGTGGGTCAACGGGCTAGCGGAGGCCCAGTGTGGCGCGTACCGCTCGAAGTTCAAGGCCAAGCACGGCAAAGACGCCGACCCAACCACCGAAGACTTTGACGttgaggttgcggtgcttgcgggacaaggcaagaagggtggccgcctatggattgctgacgggttagtcgacccaacgaccattccatctctacgccagatccgtcgtgggcGTACGAGCGAGCAGCCTCGGGTAGAGACCCGCCCACGGGCTTCGGACCTAGCTGTGGAGAAGTTACGG gcggagatggaagaaagggaacggaggcaccaagaggagcagatgcagatgcagcagcagcTTAGGGAGAACATGCAGATGCAGCAGCAGATGTTGCAGCAGATGCAACAACAGCAGCAGATGTTCCAGCAGATGTTCATGAACCAGGCCGTGCTGACTTCCCCACCGGGGAGTAGTGGTCCTAGCACGTCGTGTCCTCCTATGTTCCCACATTTTGTAAGTGGTTAA